One Mycobacterium paraseoulense genomic window, CCGGTTGAGAAGCTGCCCAAGCCGACGCTTCTCATCGGTGACCGGCGAATCGACGACAGCTCCGGCGGGGCTGTCGATCACGTCTACGGCGCGACCGGCAAGACCACAGGCAATGTGACACTGGCGGGGGCTCGGGAGATAGACATCGCGGTTCAGGCAGCGAGATCGGCGCTGCCGGCTTGGCGCGCGACCACCCCCGACCAACGCCGCGAGCTGCTGTTTCGCGCAGCTCAAGTCTTCCGCGAGAACTCAGAGGAACTGGTGGCGATCTCCCAGATCGACAACAGCATGCCGGTATTCGCCGCTGCCGGTGGGCCGGCGAACGCGGCGGACGCCTTCTCGTATTACGGGGGGTGGGCCGACAAGTTGGTCGGCGATGTCATTCCGACCTGGCCGACACCATCACTCGACTACGCCACGCTCAACCCGTACGGCGTCGTCGGCATCATCATTCCCTGGAACGGCCCGATCTACGCCGTCGGCATGACCGTGGCGCCCGCGCTTGCCGCGGGCAACTGCGTACTGCTCAAACCGCCGGAGTTGGCCCCCTATGCGGCGATCCGCATCGGCGAGCTATTCCTAGAGGCCGGATTTCCTCCTGGCGTCCTCAACGTGGTGACAGCCGGTCCCGAGGGCGGCCAGGCGATGGTCGCGCACCCCGGCATCGACAAGATTCACTTCACCGGCAGCGGCACCACCGCCAAACGCATCCTCGACACGGCGAAAGACGTGCTCAAGCCCGTAGGCCTGGAACTCGGAGGGAAGTCGGCCAACATCATCTTCGCCGATGCCGACCTCAACAACGCCGCCATGCAGGCGATAATGGGCATGCAGGGCAGCGGCCAGGGTTGCATAAACGGTACCCGGGTACTGGTAGAACGACCGGTCTACGAAGAGGTGCTGGCCTTGGTGCAGGGGGTGCTGGGAACTCTCGAGGTCGGCGACCCACTGGTTGCTTCGACCTTCTTCGGACCCGTCATCAATGCTGCTGCGGCGGAACGCATCGTACGGGTGATCGACACCGCCAAGAGCGAGGGGGCGCGCGTCGTGGCCGGCGGCGAGCGACTCGGCGGTGAACTCTCAGACGGCTACTTCATCGCACCTACCGTGTTCGCGGACGTCGACAACTCCTCGCCATTGGCCCGAGACGAGATCTTCGGTCCCGTCGTCGCCGTGATTCCGTTCGACACCGAGGAGGAGGCCGTGCGGATCGCGAACGACTCCCCGTTCGGGTTGGCCGCCTACGTCCAGACGTCGAACCTCAAGCGCGCCCACGCGGTGGCCCAGCAATTGGACGTCGGATTGATCTGGATTAACGGCTTCCTTGGCATTCCCACATCGGTGCCGTTCGGTGGCGTCAAGCAGAGCGGGTGGGGACGGCTGGGCGGATTCGACGGGATCCGCGAATTCACGCAGCCGAAAAACGTTTTCGTCAACCTGATGTGACCTGAATCGAGAGAACATGACTGAGACCGAGAATCCGACCGCACGCCCGACCGTCGATTTCGATCATCATTCGGCCGCATTCGCCGACAACTGGCGCGAAGTCACCAAGGACCTCCGGTCCAGATGCCCCGTCGCGTGGACCGAGGCGCACGGCGGCTACTGGGTGGTGTCCCGCTACGACGACGTGAAGAAGGTTGCGCTGGACGATCACACCTTCTCATCGGACAACGACTTGATGGGCGAGCGCAAGGGGTACAAGGGAACCGCCATCCCGTCGCCCCCAATGCAGCTGATCCCACTCGAGGTCGACCCGCCACGGTTCAACGAATACCGCGAGTTGTTGAATCCTAAGTTCTCGCCAGGCGCGGCCGAGCAATGGCGCCCGTTCATCGAGCAGGTTTCCAACGCTCTTATCGATCGATTCTGCGAAGCCGGCGAATGCGACATCGTCAAGGACCTCGCCAGCCCCGCGCCAGCGATGCTCACGATGAAGCTGCTCGGACTACCACTGGCCGACTGGGAGGATGTTGCCACTCCCTTTCACGAGATTTCCTGGGCTGTGCCGGGCTCTGAAATGTATCAACGCGCGATTGAGGGCATATTCCGTGTCCTCGGGCGGCTGTCCGAGGAGCTGAGCAAGCGCCGCGACACGCCCGCTGAGGACCTGCTGACGTTCCTTTTGGACTCGAAGATCAATGATGAACCGCTGTCCGAGGAGGAAATCCTCAAGATCTGCTTCCTGCAGCTAATCGGTGGTGTGGACACCAGTACTGGCCTGCTCTCTCACGCGTACGCCTGGCTATCGGAGCATCCGGCGGAAAAGCAGCGGCTCATCGATGAGCCGGAGCTATTGAAGCGCGCCACCGAGGAGTTCCTCCGGTGGGCGTCGCCGGCACCTGCGCTGGCCCGGACGGTGACGACCGAAACCGAACTTGGCGGCCAACGCTTGTGCCCCGGTGACCGGTTACTGCTGTCGTGGGCTTCGGCGAACCAGGACGACTCGGTGTTCGAAAATCCCGACGAGGTCAATCTGGAGCGCTGGCCGAACCGTCATCAGGCCTTCGGGCTTGGTGCACACCGCTGCCTCGGCTCGAATCTGGGCCGGGTGCAGTTTCAGGAAGTTTTGAAGGCCACGCTACGCCGGCTGCCGGATCTCAAGGTAGACCTTGCGGCGGCACAACGGTATCCGTCACTCGGTCAGGTGAACGGATATTCGACGTTGCCAGTGACTTTCAGCCCGACCAGTCCAGTCGGGGAACAGCTTCCCCTCGACTAGCGCGTCACAGGTGTCCAAGCGGTATGAACCGCGCGAAGTGAAATCCATACTCCGGCAAAACCGGCCGAGGCTGTAACCGGAGACGTGACGCGATATCTCGGAGAACCGCGGGAATCGCGTCCACGTAGTTCCACCGCCTCGCAATGGTGTCGCCGGATTCACGGTCTAGAGACGATGCGCCCGCCTAGGTACTAGTACGAGTATCTAGCGCGCTGTGAAACAGCGCACTAGAAGGGGTTCGCGATACGAGTTGGGCCGGCAGCTGTCGTTCGCGTTGTACGGGGCGGCGAACCGAATGATTCGTTTCCACAAACCCATTCTCGAACCGCCAGGCCTGACGTCTCCCAGTAGCTCGTCATCCTGGCGCTGGTTGACGGAGCGCCGCAGACCGTGGGGCGCATTGGGCGCGCGCCCGGATATGGATACCGGCACCATCACGCCTGTCGTTAAACGGCTGGAAGCCGCCGGAATGGTCACACGCCAACGTGACCGAAACGATGAACGCCGCGTCCTGGTCGACCTCACCGGTCGGAGCAGGGCACTAGAGGCCGAGGTTCGCAGCGACCGGGTGTGCCTGCAAGTGGTGACCACGGATGACGAGGGGTTCCCACGCGATCAGTGCGCCAGCTCGCGGCTGCACTTCTCTGAACCGTCGGCTCAGCAAGCCCAGCGACGTTTTCGCCCAACGGTTGCCGGTGCTACGACGCGACGCGCTGGCCAAGTCCGTGCCGGCGAAGCCGAACCGGGAGCAGACGCGAAACTGCCTAGTTCAGGGCGAAATCGGGCACTGTTGCATCTGCTCACCAGTGGCCGTGACCCTCAGTGCGACAGCGCCATTGTCGCCGCTCCGGTTCGGGCGGGCAGATTGTCGCGACGATACGAAGCGGCCGCTCAATATTGCAGGCGAGTGTCACATCGACGGTGATATCGGCCTTGATCAACTACTTGCAACCGCTGGCACCGGGAAAGTGATCGGCAGGTGCTTGACCATCCGCACCGCTACGTTGTCGTAAACCAGCGAATCCTCCGGCCCCACCGTGTAATTGGGAATGCGGTCGAGAAGCTCTTCTAGAGCCAGCCGCATTTCCAAACGCGCGAGATGCGACCCCAAGCACCGGTGGGTGCCGCTCGCGAAGACCAGGTGGTCCTTGCGTGCACGGTCGAAGTTCGTCGTGAGTGGATCGTCGTAGAAGGTGGGGTCGACGTTGGCCGCAGCCCAACTCGCGTGAACCACCTCGCCGGCCTTGATCACGAGGCCGTCGCCGAGATCGATATCCTCCTCCGCATACCGAAAGCCCTCCGGAACCGGCGACTCAAAGCGCATGATCTCCTCGACGGCTGCCGGGATCAGAGACTTGTCTTTGACGAGCCGGTCGCGTTCGGACGGGTGCTGCCCCAGCCATGCGAAAGCGAGTGACATCGACGATGTCACGGTGTCGAGTCCCGCGAACATGAACAAGAACAAGATATTGACCAAGTTGAGGTCCGGCATGGGCTCGCCATCGACCTCGGACTTGATGAGGCTGGCGATAACGTCGTCCTCGTGTTCGGCCGTCTTGCGCTTTTCGGCGAGGAACCCGACGAAGTACTCGTAGATCTTTCCCGCGGCGATCGCCATGTTGGCCTGCATCTCTTCCATCGTGGCCCCTTGGGGATGGATGACGCCATCTTTGAACTCGAGGAAGAAGTCCAGGTCGCTGACGGGAGCACCGACGAGTCGCAGAAACGTCAGGCATGGAAGCGGTACACAGAAGTCGTTGTACAACTCGGCCTGGCCCTTGGGCAGGAACTCGTCGACGAGTTCTCTGGCCAACTGACGAACCGAATTCTCCAGCAGCGCTACACGTTTCGGCGCGAACAGCGGATCAAGCAACCTTCGCCATTTCTTGTGTTCCTCGCCGTCGATCTCCAGCGGAATCAACGGATTGTCGTTGCCGAAGCTGCCGCCGCGGCCGCCCGCGCCCGTGACTCCGGGGTGACGATTGATCGCCACGATGTCGTTATGTCGGTACAGCCAGAGGACACCGTCCGGCGAACGCTCGGCACGCACATCCCGCGCCTTGTCGTGGTAGTGCTGCTGCGGGTGTGGTTCGCTGGCCATGGCCAGCACCCACTCCGAGAGCCGAGGGTCGTAACGCTCGCCCTTGTCCATCATCCTCCAATCATCTCGTAGAACTCGGCGGGAACGAGATCCACAGATTCTCCACAGCCCGCACCGCGCAGTTGTCGTACGTCAGTGCCGCGGTATCGACCGTGTAGTCGGGGATCCGCTTGAGCAGCTCCTCGACGGCCAATCGCAGCTCGAGCCGTGCCAGATGGGAGCCAAGGCATCGGTGGGTACCGGTGGCGAACACCATGTGATCTTTGCGCCCGCGGTCGAGCTTGACCGTCAACGCATCGTCGTAGAAGGTCGGGTCAACGTTGGCCGAGGCCCAGAACGCGTTGATGTCCTCCCCCGCCCGGATCACCAGGCCGTCGCCGAGGTCGATGTCCTCTGTGGGATATCGCATTCCGGAGGGTACGGGCGACTCGTATCGCAGCAGTTCTTCGACCGCCGCGGTGATCAATGACATGTCCTGCGCGAGCCGTTTGCGCTCCTCCGGGTGCCGGCCCAGCCAGCCGAAGATGCACGACATGGATGAGGTGACGGTGTCGAGCCCCGCGAACATGAACAGGAACAGGATGTTGACGAGGTCCAACTCTGCCAGTGGCTGCCCGTCGATTTCTGACCTGATCAGGTTGGCGATGACGTCGTCCTCGCTGTCGGCATTCTTGCGTTTCTCGGCGAGAAACCCGACAAAGTACTCCATCAGTTTGCCGCCTGCAGCGGCCATGTCGGCGTCGATCTCTTCGGTGGTTTCGCCCTTCGGATGAACGACGCCTTCCTTGAATTCGAGGAAGAAGTCGAGATCCTCGACGGGCGCGCCGACGAGGCGCAGAAAGATCAGGCACGGCAGTGGTGTGCAGAAATCCTCGTACAGTTCCGCCTTGCCAGTGGGCGCGAAGCCGTCGATGAGTTCCCGTGCCAGGTCGCGCACCTGCGCCTCCAGGCGCGCAACTTGCTTCGGCGCGAACATCGGGTCGAGCAGGCGTCGCCACTTCTTGTGGTCCTCGCCGTCGATCTCCAACGGGATCAGCCGCGCATCGTGCCCGAAGCTGCCGCCCTTGCCGCCGTTGCCGAGCACGGCTGGATGGCGGTTGATACGCAGGATGTCCTGGTGGCGGTACAGGTGCAGCGCCCCGTCGATGTGTTCGGCGCGGACGTTTCCGGCCTTGTCGTGATACACCCTCTGCGGCTCCGCCATACTCTTCACGACCTGCGAGAGGCCTGAAACGCGCGGGTCATACCGCGCGGCTTGGGTCATCATTTCTCACCGTCCACATATGAACCTTACCCTGTAACGTGACGTATACCACAACGCCATAGCTGACTCAATTATTTATCTGATTTAGGGCGAGCTCTCCAGTGTGTCGAGCTCTTCCATCGCGATGGCGAAACGGGTGGCGCCGATGAGCCAGGAACGCGTCCTCGAGGTGGGGAAGCTCGTCGGCACCGTTTTTTGTAGTTCGTCGAGGTACAGCGACAGCAGATCTCGCTCGGACGCGAGGCGATCCGCCGGGTCCATCGCACCGGTCATGAAGTAAGTGACATCCCAGATGTATTACCCTCGGCCCATCGCCTGAATATCACAGAAGCCGAGGCGGCCTTCGGTGTCCCGGGACGTGTTGCCCAGGTGGGCATCGCCGTGCACGAACGCAGTCGGTAGCGCAGCGCCGACATCGACGGGCTGTCACGTCGCCGATTCCCCATCCGCCGGTAGATGCTCGGTAGCCGTTGATGCAGATGAAAACGCCAGTTGCACAAGGGCATGCGCCAGCTCCGCTGGATGCGTGATCATCGCTTCGTGTCCGGCATCGACCTCGACCACCTCGTCGACACCGCCGAGGTTGCCGATGAAGCTCCGTTGCTTGGCTGGCGGCAACGCGCGGTCGCGGCGGGTCAGTACCCAGCTCCTGCGCACCGATTCGGGCAGCGCCACCACCGACGGCTGAGTCACAAGTGCCGCGCTTTCCGGCACGATGTTCACCATGACCGCCGCGCGTTGTTCCCGCGTGGCCGCATTGGCGAAGACGTGGCGCACCAGCCAAGGCGGAGACCGGATCACCGGTGACCGGTTCACTATCCGCCGCACGACCTGCCGGAATCCGAACGCCAGTGAGTCAATGACACATTCGCCGTTGCGCGGCACACAGCACGCTACGAAGATCACGTGCCGCACCCGGCCCCCGCCCAGGCGGTCCACCACACCGGCCAGGACTACACCGGCCAGTGAGTGCCCCACGAGCACCACCGTTCCGTCGCAGCGCGAGCTGATCTGCTCTGCCACCGAGCTGACACAGTCCTCGATCGTCAGAGTAGTCAGATCCCCTGGGACATGCCGTCTTCCGGGAAGATCAACGACCACGCTCTCGATGTTCGGCCGAAGAGCCGCAATCGCGATCAGGGTGTCGCGCCAGCAGCGGCCGGTATGTGCGCCGCCGTGAACTAAGACGAGCCGGGCGGCGGTCATCTGTCAGACGGGTGATCCGGCGTATGCGTCGGCCAATTCCTGCGAGATCGGGAAGCGGAATAGCTTTTCGGCGTTTTTGTGGGTGATGAGGTCGATCTCCTCCTGGGAGATGCCGTCGAATACTTGCTTCGCGGCATGCTGAGTCTTCGGAAACGGCGTGTCGGCGTGCGGATAGTCCGACTCCCACAGGATCCGATCGACACGGAAGTCGTGCCGGTATTTGATGCCGACGGGTTCCTCGATCATGCAGAAGTACATGCTGCGCCCCGCGACCTCGGAGGGCTTGATGTGAGCATTGGGGAGGTGGCTCCAGTACTGGTGGCGCTCCCACTGTCGGTCCGCACGCTCGATCGCCGCCGGAATCCAGCCGATACCCCCCTCGGACCAAACAACTTTGGCGTCGGGGTACTTGCGCAGCAACGGACTGACCATCAGGTTGACCGATGAACGGGCGGCGTTGGCGAAGGCCGCGGCGATCTCGGTCATCGGGTTGAGTCCTTCCAACGTCACCTGAGCACCGCCCGACCCGATGTGCATACAGATCGGAGTCTCGTCGGCCTGCGCGGCGGCGAACAGGGGCTCCCAGTAGCCGGCGTGGAAGTTGGGCAATCCGACGACCTGGGGGTCTTCGATGAAGCAGATGGCCTTGCTGCCGAGGCCTACGCAGCGCTCATGCTCCTTGACCGCGAGGTCGACGTCCCACACCGGCAGGATGTGCATCGGCACGAAGACATCGGGGGCGGTGCCGCACCATTCCTCGAGCATGAAGTCGTTCCACGCCTGGACGCAGACGAGCGCGAGTTCCTTGTCCTCGAAGGTGGCGAACTTACGGCCGCCGAACCCCGGCAGCGTCGGGAACGAGACCGACGCGAAGATGCCATTTGATAACAGATCCTTGCGCCGTTCTTCGGGGTTGTAGCAGCCGGGGATCATGTCCTCGAACCGGGCGGGCTCCATGCCCCACTCCTCGCGCGGCTTGCCCGCGACGGCGTTGAGCCCCATCGTGATTTCCATGCCGCCCTCCCACTGCCACATCTGGCGGCCGTCGACCTCGACGACGTGGGGCGCGCGATCCTTGAACTTCGACGGTACCCGGTCGGACCACACGTGCGCCGGTTCGACGATGTGGTCGTCGACGCTGAACAATGTGAACACAGGGCCTCACCTCTTCTGTCCCGGAAAACGCCACGGCATCCTTCGGACATGATGGCACTGCGCCGCGGTGATTTGGGGGGTGCTGACCCGGAACGCCGTTTGCGCTTGAACCGGTTGCCTCGCCCTTCCGACGCCGCGGTCGACTCCAATACGCTGCGAGATCATGCGCTCCGACACCTCACCCGCGGGTGCGAGGGATCTGTCCGCGATCTGGCGCGCGACCAGCGACCGCATCACCGAAATCGTCCGGACGCTGCCGGATACTGCGGCGTACACGCCGGTGCCAACGGTGCCCGGAATCGCGGTCCGCGACGTGATCGCGCACTTGATCGACACCGCGCGGCTCGCGGGGGACGACCCCGCAGGGGCCGCACGGGAAAGTGTTGCCTTGCCGGCACCAGGTGCCGCTGGCGGCGCGAGGCTCGCCGAACTCGTGGTCGGGTGGGAAAAGGCCACCGCCGCGCTCGACGCGTCTGTCGCCGCCGATGCGGGCCTCGCGTCGTTGTTGATCACCATCGCGGTGATGAGCGAGCACGACTTGCGCAGTGCCCTCGGGGTGCCCGGTGCGCGCGACGACATTGCCGTCAAAGTCGCGCTCGACGAACTGTCGGGCCGCTTCTCGGACCGGGTCGCCGCGGCTGGGCTGTCGCCGCTGCGAGTGACAGTCGAACAATGGGGAACGATCGCAGGCGACGGCCGGGCGATCGCGTGTGTGGTCGCCGACCGCTTCGAGTTCGTGCGGGCGATGTCCGGTCGCCGGTCCGCGGATGAAATTGGCCGGTGGAATTGGGGGGTCGAGCCGAACACCTACCTGTCGGTGATATCCGAGGTGGGACTGCCCGCGAACGAAATTCGTGAACGAGACCCGCGAATCCCCGAGCACATGCGCGACCGCGAGTTTGTGCTGTAACCGACCAGGAAGGGTCACGACATGGGATTGCTCAGCGGTGTCAGGGTGCTCGAATCCGCCCAGCTGTTCAATGGCGACACCCTCGGGGCCCTCCTCGGCGACCTCGGCGCCGACGTCATCAAGATCGAAAGTCCCTTCCGCGGTGACTATCTGCGCGACATGCTCGGTCAGATCGCACCGCACAACAGCCCGGCCCACATGCAGATCAACAAGAACAAGCGCAGCGTGGCGCTCGATCTGCGCAAAGATGCGGGCCGCGAGGTGTTCTGGAAGTTGTTGGCGACCGCCGACGTCTTCGTCGACGGCAACGCCGCCGATGCCATGACCAAGCTCGGCGTCGGATACGAGGCGCAACGGGCCCGCCGCCCCGCGATCGTCTACTGCCAATACAGCGGATACGGCGCGACCGGACCGTACGCCACGATTCCCACCCACGGTCAGATGATGAACGCGGCGGCGGGCGGAACGCCGATGGAGATGGGCGAGGACGGCCTGGTGCATCCCTACCGAGGCCGGCAGTCCTTCAACGGAATCGCCTCCGGCGGGGAGGGGACGGCGGCCGGTGCTACGTTCGCCGCCTATCACGTCGCCGCGGCGCTGTTCCAACGTGAGCGCAGCGGCGAGGGCTGCTACATCG contains:
- a CDS encoding aldehyde dehydrogenase family protein translates to MPIIAPPVEKLPKPTLLIGDRRIDDSSGGAVDHVYGATGKTTGNVTLAGAREIDIAVQAARSALPAWRATTPDQRRELLFRAAQVFRENSEELVAISQIDNSMPVFAAAGGPANAADAFSYYGGWADKLVGDVIPTWPTPSLDYATLNPYGVVGIIIPWNGPIYAVGMTVAPALAAGNCVLLKPPELAPYAAIRIGELFLEAGFPPGVLNVVTAGPEGGQAMVAHPGIDKIHFTGSGTTAKRILDTAKDVLKPVGLELGGKSANIIFADADLNNAAMQAIMGMQGSGQGCINGTRVLVERPVYEEVLALVQGVLGTLEVGDPLVASTFFGPVINAAAAERIVRVIDTAKSEGARVVAGGERLGGELSDGYFIAPTVFADVDNSSPLARDEIFGPVVAVIPFDTEEEAVRIANDSPFGLAAYVQTSNLKRAHAVAQQLDVGLIWINGFLGIPTSVPFGGVKQSGWGRLGGFDGIREFTQPKNVFVNLM
- a CDS encoding amidohydrolase family protein, whose translation is MFTLFSVDDHIVEPAHVWSDRVPSKFKDRAPHVVEVDGRQMWQWEGGMEITMGLNAVAGKPREEWGMEPARFEDMIPGCYNPEERRKDLLSNGIFASVSFPTLPGFGGRKFATFEDKELALVCVQAWNDFMLEEWCGTAPDVFVPMHILPVWDVDLAVKEHERCVGLGSKAICFIEDPQVVGLPNFHAGYWEPLFAAAQADETPICMHIGSGGAQVTLEGLNPMTEIAAAFANAARSSVNLMVSPLLRKYPDAKVVWSEGGIGWIPAAIERADRQWERHQYWSHLPNAHIKPSEVAGRSMYFCMIEEPVGIKYRHDFRVDRILWESDYPHADTPFPKTQHAAKQVFDGISQEEIDLITHKNAEKLFRFPISQELADAYAGSPV
- a CDS encoding cytochrome P450, whose amino-acid sequence is MAEPQRVYHDKAGNVRAEHIDGALHLYRHQDILRINRHPAVLGNGGKGGSFGHDARLIPLEIDGEDHKKWRRLLDPMFAPKQVARLEAQVRDLARELIDGFAPTGKAELYEDFCTPLPCLIFLRLVGAPVEDLDFFLEFKEGVVHPKGETTEEIDADMAAAGGKLMEYFVGFLAEKRKNADSEDDVIANLIRSEIDGQPLAELDLVNILFLFMFAGLDTVTSSMSCIFGWLGRHPEERKRLAQDMSLITAAVEELLRYESPVPSGMRYPTEDIDLGDGLVIRAGEDINAFWASANVDPTFYDDALTVKLDRGRKDHMVFATGTHRCLGSHLARLELRLAVEELLKRIPDYTVDTAALTYDNCAVRAVENLWISFPPSSTR
- a CDS encoding transcriptional regulator, SarA/Rot family, which gives rise to MIRFHKPILEPPGLTSPSSSSSWRWLTERRRPWGALGARPDMDTGTITPVVKRLEAAGMVTRQRDRNDERRVLVDLTGRSRALEAEVRSDRVCLQVVTTDDEGFPRDQCASSRLHFSEPSAQQAQRRFRPTVAGATTRRAGQVRAGEAEPGADAKLPSSGRNRALLHLLTSGRDPQCDSAIVAAPVRAGRLSRRYEAAAQYCRRVSHRR
- a CDS encoding cytochrome P450 gives rise to the protein MTETENPTARPTVDFDHHSAAFADNWREVTKDLRSRCPVAWTEAHGGYWVVSRYDDVKKVALDDHTFSSDNDLMGERKGYKGTAIPSPPMQLIPLEVDPPRFNEYRELLNPKFSPGAAEQWRPFIEQVSNALIDRFCEAGECDIVKDLASPAPAMLTMKLLGLPLADWEDVATPFHEISWAVPGSEMYQRAIEGIFRVLGRLSEELSKRRDTPAEDLLTFLLDSKINDEPLSEEEILKICFLQLIGGVDTSTGLLSHAYAWLSEHPAEKQRLIDEPELLKRATEEFLRWASPAPALARTVTTETELGGQRLCPGDRLLLSWASANQDDSVFENPDEVNLERWPNRHQAFGLGAHRCLGSNLGRVQFQEVLKATLRRLPDLKVDLAAAQRYPSLGQVNGYSTLPVTFSPTSPVGEQLPLD
- a CDS encoding alpha/beta hydrolase, translating into MTAARLVLVHGGAHTGRCWRDTLIAIAALRPNIESVVVDLPGRRHVPGDLTTLTIEDCVSSVAEQISSRCDGTVVLVGHSLAGVVLAGVVDRLGGGRVRHVIFVACCVPRNGECVIDSLAFGFRQVVRRIVNRSPVIRSPPWLVRHVFANAATREQRAAVMVNIVPESAALVTQPSVVALPESVRRSWVLTRRDRALPPAKQRSFIGNLGGVDEVVEVDAGHEAMITHPAELAHALVQLAFSSASTATEHLPADGESAT
- a CDS encoding maleylpyruvate isomerase N-terminal domain-containing protein, coding for MRSDTSPAGARDLSAIWRATSDRITEIVRTLPDTAAYTPVPTVPGIAVRDVIAHLIDTARLAGDDPAGAARESVALPAPGAAGGARLAELVVGWEKATAALDASVAADAGLASLLITIAVMSEHDLRSALGVPGARDDIAVKVALDELSGRFSDRVAAAGLSPLRVTVEQWGTIAGDGRAIACVVADRFEFVRAMSGRRSADEIGRWNWGVEPNTYLSVISEVGLPANEIRERDPRIPEHMRDREFVL
- a CDS encoding cytochrome P450 — protein: MASEPHPQQHYHDKARDVRAERSPDGVLWLYRHNDIVAINRHPGVTGAGGRGGSFGNDNPLIPLEIDGEEHKKWRRLLDPLFAPKRVALLENSVRQLARELVDEFLPKGQAELYNDFCVPLPCLTFLRLVGAPVSDLDFFLEFKDGVIHPQGATMEEMQANMAIAAGKIYEYFVGFLAEKRKTAEHEDDVIASLIKSEVDGEPMPDLNLVNILFLFMFAGLDTVTSSMSLAFAWLGQHPSERDRLVKDKSLIPAAVEEIMRFESPVPEGFRYAEEDIDLGDGLVIKAGEVVHASWAAANVDPTFYDDPLTTNFDRARKDHLVFASGTHRCLGSHLARLEMRLALEELLDRIPNYTVGPEDSLVYDNVAVRMVKHLPITFPVPAVASS